The Penaeus chinensis breed Huanghai No. 1 chromosome 36, ASM1920278v2, whole genome shotgun sequence genome includes a region encoding these proteins:
- the LOC125044751 gene encoding uncharacterized protein LOC125044751 isoform X1, with amino-acid sequence MGGGMGVGVKGGWRINVFLFLLTASQAVLLPWAPLILHATGMKARTVGMMVAVITLAASVGVGVSLSAMRRTHSGALRRLVLVMLLAGSTILQMSSVALLPFSSGSNYPSCGGAPGELSQIINNISSSSLPVQNVPGPVSLSTDDSLDVTTMAAMIPTPASETTTQKLTTTSSTSTVHETTLSHTLALIETNKPNRTTQSQTPTQNVPLPTTPESKPTNISSIPPPYQNGSSFSSSSHSNGNMQEANVSSDDTASPGTHDDTTNTTEKQEEELSEAPPEVMQTVAVSPDVDAPPNTSEELDEDVEYENPSKENSDKVSDEEHVIKDGNKQHEDEHKNNGKKHHGYRLLQPTKQLQDNYDSISNHAFPSEYEDYYNDNEDTLENLENPRLGLIGSQDLQSQHMKVLQPFGNRNSYKVPGGTHQRPNVYGNKKEDSMWSRFSAAADKTKGGDPINLLSLKQPALSYPPRIPTYGQSNSDNGERTFMSYNSRSQSQSAHPRKYDIHHPPYPDTGALGSDDYSEGFQYPLGRTNTDWRSQTSRHKRAVSRKKHSKAEVPPESKGHDTATNTDDHTKTSDPIVAMSDQNLMGIKVGVTFLLVFGALLGSGVEAAVAQLWHCYAHGYDEGGVSQDILQRTITHTFHLSVYANHNLWAKLTSGAWVLGAGVISITACAVGVGIGAFGGLAGMHLALGACTVLMVLVIPVPYGSVDPPKTRRPLSLYLDDEVLREGLRRMSFHAWVFVTGSLAALTLTFGLWLIQEITGSQGSRLAAQTGAVAATLVAEGLALHTQRWLMAHIGLQGTMSMCGLAILLNFAIMWGSSGVSGVVAAHVGLGSGMALMWVAIKHNALLLATVGDQEREAWASWWCWRVGVGVGSAVWGLCVEGAGGSVRPLLMVATLLASIVAIVVGTVALFTRRHWRARRRVYHTLDLDMADDDEDEAAEDDWLVRSARKEGIAL; translated from the exons ATGGGCGGAgggatgggcgtgggcgtgaaggGTGGCTGGCGAATCAacgtgttcctcttcctcctgacggCGTCGCAGGCTGTCTTGCTACCATGGGCGCCTCTTATCCTGCATGCTACCGGGATGAAGGCCAGAA CGGTGGGCATGATGGTCGCCGTCATCACCCTGGCCgcgagtgtgggcgtgggtgtcaGTTTGTCGGCGATGAGGCGGACTCATAGCGGAGCCTTGCGACGCCTCGTGCTGGTGATGCTGTTGGCGGGCTCCACCATCCTCCAGATGTCCTCCGTCGCCCTTCTGCCCTTCAGCTCTGGAAGCAACTACCCTTCGTGCGGCGGGGCTCCGGGAGAACTTTCACAGATCATTAATAACATTTCGTCTTCATCACTACCAGTACAAAACGTGCCGGGACCTGTATCTCTCAGCACTGATGACTCTTTAGACGTCACCACAATGGCAGCCATGATACCTACTCCGGCCTCGGAAACGACAACCCAAAAGCTCACAACGACCTCATCCACCAGCACAGTTCACGAGACCACTCTTTCTCACACCCTCGCTTTGATAGAGACGAACAAACCGAACAGGACGACGCAGTCACAAACGCCAACGCAGAACGTTCCCTTACCAACCACACCAGAATCAAAACCGACAAACATAAGCTCGATTCCTCCACCATACCAAAATGGtagttcattttcatcatcgAGTCATTCCAACGGTAACATGCAAGAAGCCAACGTTTCCAGCGACGACACAGCTAGCCCTGGCACGCACGACGatacaacaaacacaacagaaaaacaggaggaagagcTTAGCGAAGCTCCCCCCGAGGTAATGCAGACCGTGGCCGTGTCACCAGATGTAGATGCCCCGCCTAACACGAGTGAAGAGCTGGATGAGGATGTAGAATATGAAAACCCATCAAAGGAAAATTCTGATAAGGTTTCTGACGAAGAGCATGTAATTAAAGATGGGAATAAACAACATGAAGATGAACATAAAAACAACGGCAAAAAACATCACGGATATAGACTCCTACAACCGACAAAGCAATTACAAGATAACTACGATAGCATATCTAATCATGCTTTTCCCAGTGAATATGaggattattacaatgataacgagGATACTCTGGAAAATCTAGAAAACCCTCGGCTCGGCCTCATTGGATCACAAGACCTTCAGTCACAGCATATGAAGGTCCTTCAGCCGTTTGGGAATCGAAACTCGTACAAAGTCCCCGGTGGTACTCACCAGCGTCCTAACGTCTATGGCAACAAAAAGGAGGATTCGATGTGGTCACGTTTTTCAGCAGCCGCGGACAAGACCAAAGGAGGAGATCCCATCAACCTTCTGTCTCTCAAGCAGCCCGCCTTGTCTTACCCTCCAAGGATTCCAACTTACGGACAGTCCAACTCGGACAATGGCGAACGTACTTTCATGTCCTACAATTCACGATCCCAAAGTCAAAGCGCTCATCCTCGGAAATACGACATTCATCATCCGCCATACCCAGACACCGGAGCTCTCGGCTCTGACGACTATTCAGAGGGATTTCAGTATCCACTCGGCAGAACCAATACCGACTGGAGAAGCCAGACGAGTCGCCATAAGCGGGCCGTAAGTCGCAAGAAGCATTCGAAAGCTGAAGTCCCTCCGGAATCTAAGGGCCATGATACTGCCACAAACACTGATGATCACACAAAAACGTCTGATCCGATTGTGGCCATGAGCGACCAGAACCTCATGGGCATAAAAGTAGGCGTGACCTTCCTCTTAGTCTTCGGTGCTCTGCTCGGGTCGGGCGTGGAGGCAGCCGTGGCACAGCTTTGGCACTGCTACGCCCACGGCTACGATGAAGGCGGAGTGAGCCAGGACATCTTGCAGCGCACCATCACGCACACTTTTCACCTGAGCGTCTATGCCAATCACAACCTCTGGGCTAAACTCACCTCCGGGGCGTGGGTTCTGGGCGCTGGAGTCATATCCATCACTGCGTGTGCTGTGGGCGTGGGCATAGGCGCATTCGGAGGTTTGGCGGGAATGCACTTGGCGTTGGGGGCGTGCACAGTGTTGATGGTGCTGGTGATTCCTGTTCCGTACGGATCAGTGGACCCCCCCAAAACCcgtcgccccctctccctctacctggaCGACGAG GTGCTTCGCGAGGGGCTGCGCCGCATGTCCTTCCACGCGTGGGTCTTTGTCACCGGCAGCTTGGCGGCGCTGACGCTCACCTTCGGCCTCTGGCTCATCCAGGAAATCACGGGCTCACAG GGCTCCAGGCTGGCAGCGCAGACGGGGGCCGTGGCGGCGACGCTGGTGGCGGAAGGCCTCGCCCTCCACACCCAGCGGTGGTTGATGGCTCACATCGGCCTCCAGGGCACCATGAGCATGTGCGGGTTGGCCATCTTGCTGAACTTCGCCATCATGTGGGGGTCCTCGGGCGTGAGCGGCGTGGTGGCGGCGCACGTGGGCTTGGGGAGCGGCATGGCCCTCATGTGGGTGGCCATCAAACACAACGCGCTGCTCCTCGCCACCGTCG GTGATCAAGAGCGCGAAGCATGGGCGTCGTGGTGGTGCTggcgcgtgggcgtgggcgtcggGTCCGCGGTATGGGGGCTGTGTGTGGAAGGCGCAGGAGGCTCAGTGCGGCCCCTCCTGATGGTCGCCACGCTCTTGGCAAGCATCGTGGCCATCGTCGTGGGCACCGTCGCTCTCTTCACCAG ACGGCACTGGCGGGCGAGGCGGCGCGTGTACCACACTCTCGACTTGGACATGgcggacgacgacgaagacgaggcCGCGGAGGACGACTGGTTGGTCAGGAGTGCCCGGAAAGAAGGTATCGCTCTCTGA
- the LOC125044751 gene encoding uncharacterized protein LOC125044751 isoform X2 yields MGGGMGVGVKGGWRINVFLFLLTASQAVLLPWAPLILHATGMKARTVGMMVAVITLAASVGVGVSLSAMRRTHSGALRRLVLVMLLAGSTILQMSSVALLPFSSGSNYPSCGGAPGELSQIINNISSSSLPVQNVPGPVSLSTDDSLDVTTMAAMIPTPASETTTQKLTTTSSTSTVHETTLSHTLALIETNKPNRTTQSQTPTQNVPLPTTPESKPTNISSIPPPYQNGSSFSSSSHSNGNMQEANVSSDDTASPGTHDDTTNTTEKQEEELSEAPPEVMQTVAVSPDVDAPPNTSEELDEDVEYENPSKENSDKVSDEEHVIKDGNKQHEDEHKNNGKKHHGYRLLQPTKQLQDNYDSISNHAFPSEYEDYYNDNEDTLENLENPRLGLIGSQDLQSQHMKVLQPFGNRNSYKVPGGTHQRPNVYGNKKEDSMWSRFSAAADKTKGGDPINLLSLKQPALSYPPRIPTYGQSNSDNGERTFMSYNSRSQSQSAHPRKYDIHHPPYPDTGALGSDDYSEGFQYPLGRTNTDWRSQTSRHKRAVSRKKHSKAEVPPESKGHDTATNTDDHTKTSDPIVAMSDQNLMGIKVGVTFLLVFGALLGSGVEAAVAQLWHCYAHGYDEGGVSQDILQRTITHTFHLSVYANHNLWAKLTSGAWVLGAGVISITACAVGVGIGAFGGLAGMHLALGACTVLMVLVIPVPYGSVDPPKTRRPLSLYLDDEVLREGLRRMSFHAWVFVTGSLAALTLTFGLWLIQEITGSQGSRLAAQTGAVAATLVAEGLALHTQRWLMAHIGLQGTMSMCGLAILLNFAIMWGSSGVSGVVAAHVGLGSGMALMWVAIKHNALLLATVGDQEREAWASWWCWRVGVGVGSAVWGLCVEGAGGSVRPLLMVATLLASIVAIVVGTVALFTRRHWRARRRVYHTLDLDMADDDEDEAAEDDWLVRSARKEDWH; encoded by the exons ATGGGCGGAgggatgggcgtgggcgtgaaggGTGGCTGGCGAATCAacgtgttcctcttcctcctgacggCGTCGCAGGCTGTCTTGCTACCATGGGCGCCTCTTATCCTGCATGCTACCGGGATGAAGGCCAGAA CGGTGGGCATGATGGTCGCCGTCATCACCCTGGCCgcgagtgtgggcgtgggtgtcaGTTTGTCGGCGATGAGGCGGACTCATAGCGGAGCCTTGCGACGCCTCGTGCTGGTGATGCTGTTGGCGGGCTCCACCATCCTCCAGATGTCCTCCGTCGCCCTTCTGCCCTTCAGCTCTGGAAGCAACTACCCTTCGTGCGGCGGGGCTCCGGGAGAACTTTCACAGATCATTAATAACATTTCGTCTTCATCACTACCAGTACAAAACGTGCCGGGACCTGTATCTCTCAGCACTGATGACTCTTTAGACGTCACCACAATGGCAGCCATGATACCTACTCCGGCCTCGGAAACGACAACCCAAAAGCTCACAACGACCTCATCCACCAGCACAGTTCACGAGACCACTCTTTCTCACACCCTCGCTTTGATAGAGACGAACAAACCGAACAGGACGACGCAGTCACAAACGCCAACGCAGAACGTTCCCTTACCAACCACACCAGAATCAAAACCGACAAACATAAGCTCGATTCCTCCACCATACCAAAATGGtagttcattttcatcatcgAGTCATTCCAACGGTAACATGCAAGAAGCCAACGTTTCCAGCGACGACACAGCTAGCCCTGGCACGCACGACGatacaacaaacacaacagaaaaacaggaggaagagcTTAGCGAAGCTCCCCCCGAGGTAATGCAGACCGTGGCCGTGTCACCAGATGTAGATGCCCCGCCTAACACGAGTGAAGAGCTGGATGAGGATGTAGAATATGAAAACCCATCAAAGGAAAATTCTGATAAGGTTTCTGACGAAGAGCATGTAATTAAAGATGGGAATAAACAACATGAAGATGAACATAAAAACAACGGCAAAAAACATCACGGATATAGACTCCTACAACCGACAAAGCAATTACAAGATAACTACGATAGCATATCTAATCATGCTTTTCCCAGTGAATATGaggattattacaatgataacgagGATACTCTGGAAAATCTAGAAAACCCTCGGCTCGGCCTCATTGGATCACAAGACCTTCAGTCACAGCATATGAAGGTCCTTCAGCCGTTTGGGAATCGAAACTCGTACAAAGTCCCCGGTGGTACTCACCAGCGTCCTAACGTCTATGGCAACAAAAAGGAGGATTCGATGTGGTCACGTTTTTCAGCAGCCGCGGACAAGACCAAAGGAGGAGATCCCATCAACCTTCTGTCTCTCAAGCAGCCCGCCTTGTCTTACCCTCCAAGGATTCCAACTTACGGACAGTCCAACTCGGACAATGGCGAACGTACTTTCATGTCCTACAATTCACGATCCCAAAGTCAAAGCGCTCATCCTCGGAAATACGACATTCATCATCCGCCATACCCAGACACCGGAGCTCTCGGCTCTGACGACTATTCAGAGGGATTTCAGTATCCACTCGGCAGAACCAATACCGACTGGAGAAGCCAGACGAGTCGCCATAAGCGGGCCGTAAGTCGCAAGAAGCATTCGAAAGCTGAAGTCCCTCCGGAATCTAAGGGCCATGATACTGCCACAAACACTGATGATCACACAAAAACGTCTGATCCGATTGTGGCCATGAGCGACCAGAACCTCATGGGCATAAAAGTAGGCGTGACCTTCCTCTTAGTCTTCGGTGCTCTGCTCGGGTCGGGCGTGGAGGCAGCCGTGGCACAGCTTTGGCACTGCTACGCCCACGGCTACGATGAAGGCGGAGTGAGCCAGGACATCTTGCAGCGCACCATCACGCACACTTTTCACCTGAGCGTCTATGCCAATCACAACCTCTGGGCTAAACTCACCTCCGGGGCGTGGGTTCTGGGCGCTGGAGTCATATCCATCACTGCGTGTGCTGTGGGCGTGGGCATAGGCGCATTCGGAGGTTTGGCGGGAATGCACTTGGCGTTGGGGGCGTGCACAGTGTTGATGGTGCTGGTGATTCCTGTTCCGTACGGATCAGTGGACCCCCCCAAAACCcgtcgccccctctccctctacctggaCGACGAG GTGCTTCGCGAGGGGCTGCGCCGCATGTCCTTCCACGCGTGGGTCTTTGTCACCGGCAGCTTGGCGGCGCTGACGCTCACCTTCGGCCTCTGGCTCATCCAGGAAATCACGGGCTCACAG GGCTCCAGGCTGGCAGCGCAGACGGGGGCCGTGGCGGCGACGCTGGTGGCGGAAGGCCTCGCCCTCCACACCCAGCGGTGGTTGATGGCTCACATCGGCCTCCAGGGCACCATGAGCATGTGCGGGTTGGCCATCTTGCTGAACTTCGCCATCATGTGGGGGTCCTCGGGCGTGAGCGGCGTGGTGGCGGCGCACGTGGGCTTGGGGAGCGGCATGGCCCTCATGTGGGTGGCCATCAAACACAACGCGCTGCTCCTCGCCACCGTCG GTGATCAAGAGCGCGAAGCATGGGCGTCGTGGTGGTGCTggcgcgtgggcgtgggcgtcggGTCCGCGGTATGGGGGCTGTGTGTGGAAGGCGCAGGAGGCTCAGTGCGGCCCCTCCTGATGGTCGCCACGCTCTTGGCAAGCATCGTGGCCATCGTCGTGGGCACCGTCGCTCTCTTCACCAG ACGGCACTGGCGGGCGAGGCGGCGCGTGTACCACACTCTCGACTTGGACATGgcggacgacgacgaagacgaggcCGCGGAGGACGACTGGTTGGTCAGGAGTGCCCGGAAAGAAG ATTGGCACTGA